Proteins encoded within one genomic window of Bradyrhizobium sp. AZCC 1719:
- a CDS encoding UDP-N-acetylmuramoyl-tripeptide--D-alanyl-D-alanine ligase has translation MNATPLWTIAEIARALGLSGDYPDTPIDFVTQDSRLVKPGSLFVALSGTPSGGFISSFASARDGWEFAGQAEAAGAVAMIVPHAIDGVRVPQLIVKDTLIDGLWALARAARARFAGPVIGLTGSAGKTSTKEFLAAYPAAYASPSSFNNFWGVPLTLCNASPQASVWVVEMGMNQTGEIARLSELTKPTVALVVNVQPVHLEKLGSLEAIRREKVSIAQGLPKDGVLVLPDDVLAPEWNGKVIRFGEGSDIHALRHTARGESWNVAAQVNGSRIEFGLTPGAPHRLQNALAALASIHAAGLDPAALAKELGDVGIMTGRGVEQTAHGVTVIDDSFNGNPASMVAALGSLKARPVTSGRRIAILGDMLELGADAPAYHTKLAKDLPGLDGIYCVGPLMRHLYDLVPAERALGWHEDPATLDPQQIAALLRDGDVVVVKGSKKMFWVNKFVPRLLAALQAKA, from the coding sequence ATGAACGCGACGCCATTGTGGACGATTGCCGAGATTGCGCGCGCGCTGGGGCTGTCGGGCGATTATCCGGACACGCCGATTGATTTCGTCACGCAGGACAGCCGGCTGGTGAAGCCCGGAAGCCTGTTCGTGGCGTTGAGCGGCACGCCGAGCGGCGGCTTCATCTCCAGTTTTGCCAGCGCCCGCGACGGCTGGGAATTCGCCGGCCAGGCCGAGGCGGCGGGTGCGGTGGCGATGATCGTTCCGCACGCCATCGACGGCGTCCGCGTTCCGCAGTTGATCGTCAAGGATACGCTGATCGATGGCTTGTGGGCGCTGGCGCGCGCGGCGCGGGCGCGCTTTGCCGGCCCGGTGATCGGGCTCACCGGCAGCGCCGGCAAGACCAGCACCAAGGAATTCCTCGCCGCCTATCCTGCCGCCTATGCGAGCCCAAGCAGCTTCAACAATTTTTGGGGCGTGCCGCTGACGCTGTGCAATGCCAGCCCGCAAGCGAGCGTGTGGGTGGTCGAGATGGGCATGAACCAGACCGGCGAGATCGCGCGGCTGAGCGAGCTGACAAAGCCGACGGTGGCGCTGGTGGTGAACGTGCAGCCGGTGCATCTGGAAAAGCTCGGCAGCCTGGAGGCGATCCGGCGTGAGAAGGTGAGCATCGCGCAGGGCTTGCCGAAAGATGGCGTGCTGGTATTGCCTGATGATGTCCTTGCGCCGGAATGGAACGGCAAGGTGATCCGCTTCGGTGAAGGTTCGGATATTCACGCATTGAGGCATACCGCCCGGGGCGAGAGCTGGAACGTCGCCGCGCAGGTGAACGGCAGCCGGATCGAATTCGGCCTGACGCCCGGTGCGCCGCATCGTCTGCAGAACGCGTTGGCCGCGCTGGCGTCGATCCACGCTGCGGGGCTCGATCCGGCGGCGCTGGCGAAGGAACTCGGCGATGTCGGTATCATGACCGGCCGCGGCGTGGAGCAGACGGCCCACGGCGTGACCGTGATCGACGACAGTTTCAACGGTAACCCGGCCAGCATGGTGGCCGCGCTCGGCAGCCTGAAGGCGCGGCCGGTGACATCAGGCCGGCGTATTGCCATTCTCGGCGACATGCTGGAATTGGGCGCTGATGCGCCGGCCTATCACACAAAACTCGCGAAGGACCTGCCGGGCCTCGACGGCATCTACTGCGTCGGCCCGTTGATGCGCCATCTGTACGACCTCGTGCCGGCGGAGCGGGCGCTCGGCTGGCACGAAGACCCGGCGACGCTTGATCCCCAACAAATCGCCGCATTGCTGCGGGACGGGGACGTCGTGGTGGTCAAGGGCAGCAAAAAAATGTTCTGGGTGAACAAGTTTGTGCCCCGGCTGCTGGCCGCCTTGCAGGCAAAGGCGTAA